A window from Streptomyces sp. NBC_00271 encodes these proteins:
- a CDS encoding NUDIX domain-containing protein: protein MTTPDFATYIAGLPRVLAGAAALFRDSDGRVLLVEPNYREGWALPGGTVESDDGETPRQGARRETAEEIGLDIELGPLLAVDWVQGTARPPLVAYLYDGGVLGERELKAIRLQEEELLSWRLVPREELAEYLPGALGRRVLAALDVLTEGGGTAELENGHRVG from the coding sequence ATGACCACTCCAGACTTCGCCACGTACATCGCGGGCCTCCCCCGTGTCCTCGCCGGTGCCGCCGCGCTCTTCCGCGACAGTGACGGCCGGGTGCTGCTCGTCGAGCCGAACTACCGTGAGGGCTGGGCCCTTCCGGGTGGCACCGTCGAGTCGGACGACGGGGAGACACCGCGCCAGGGCGCGCGCCGCGAGACCGCCGAGGAGATCGGGCTCGACATCGAACTCGGTCCGCTGCTCGCGGTCGACTGGGTGCAGGGGACGGCGCGGCCCCCACTGGTCGCCTACCTGTACGACGGCGGAGTCCTCGGCGAGCGGGAGCTCAAGGCGATCCGGTTGCAGGAGGAGGAACTGCTGTCGTGGCGGCTGGTGCCGCGGGAGGAGCTGGCCGAGTACCTGCCGGGCGCACTCGGCCGCCGGGTCCTCGCCGCGCTGGACGTACTGACGGAGGGCGGCGGAACCGCGGAACTGGAGAACGGCCACCGGGTGGGCTAG
- a CDS encoding ADP-ribosylglycohydrolase family protein, whose protein sequence is MTPVGTELADRVLGGWLGRIAGNMLGKPVEQGDHWTRDRIDRYLRQAAALPLTDYLPEPATDGDAGEFELRPEWRQCVRGRIHGSCRDDDVDYAILGLHLLETHGFGFSTEQVGDLWLLRLPYLQTFTAERAAYRNLANGIKPPLTATYDNPYQEWIGALIRADVYGWTSPGAPHRAASLARRDAVLSHTGNGVYGAMWAAALVSAAFTAPTVRHALDTALTVIPASSRLARTVGRVLTLHETRMTWEDTLTTVSEETAGLGWIHTIPNAAVLTAGLLYGDGDFTRTITLTVRGGLDTDSNGATAGSVAGVLCGAGAIPAQWKDPLEDTVRSAVFGFDGVRISELAARTLALAETEGEAQGGTATGPDARDLS, encoded by the coding sequence ATGACCCCTGTGGGCACCGAACTCGCGGACCGCGTTCTCGGGGGCTGGCTGGGCCGGATCGCGGGCAACATGCTCGGCAAGCCGGTCGAGCAGGGCGACCACTGGACGCGGGACCGTATCGACCGCTATCTGCGACAGGCCGCCGCCCTGCCGCTCACCGACTATCTTCCCGAGCCCGCCACCGACGGTGACGCCGGCGAGTTCGAGCTGCGGCCCGAGTGGCGGCAATGCGTGCGCGGCCGCATCCACGGCAGCTGCCGTGACGACGACGTCGACTACGCGATCCTGGGGCTGCACCTGCTGGAGACGCACGGTTTCGGTTTCAGCACCGAGCAGGTCGGCGACCTGTGGCTGCTGCGGCTGCCGTATCTGCAGACGTTCACGGCGGAGCGGGCCGCGTACCGCAACCTCGCCAATGGCATCAAACCGCCGCTGACGGCGACGTACGACAACCCCTACCAGGAATGGATCGGCGCCCTGATCCGCGCCGATGTCTACGGCTGGACCAGCCCGGGCGCGCCGCACCGGGCGGCCTCCCTCGCCCGTCGCGACGCCGTGCTGTCCCACACCGGCAACGGCGTGTACGGGGCGATGTGGGCGGCGGCGCTCGTCTCGGCCGCGTTCACCGCGCCCACGGTCCGCCACGCGCTGGACACGGCGCTGACCGTCATTCCCGCGAGCAGTCGCCTCGCCCGCACCGTAGGCCGGGTGCTCACGCTTCACGAGACCCGGATGACCTGGGAGGACACGCTCACCACGGTGTCCGAGGAGACCGCGGGGCTCGGCTGGATCCACACGATCCCGAACGCCGCCGTGCTCACGGCCGGGCTGCTCTACGGCGACGGCGACTTCACCCGGACCATCACGCTGACCGTCCGCGGCGGCCTGGACACCGATTCGAACGGCGCGACGGCGGGCTCGGTGGCCGGGGTCCTGTGCGGGGCCGGGGCCATTCCCGCGCAGTGGAAGGACCCGCTGGAGGACACCGTACGCAGCGCGGTGTTCGGCTTCGACGGTGTACGGATCAGTGAGCTGGCCGCGCGGACGCTCGCGCTGGCGGAGACGGAGGGCGAGGCCCAGGGCGGGACCGCTACCGGTCCCGACGCCCGGGACCTGTCCTAG
- a CDS encoding glycerate kinase, giving the protein MLIAADKFKGSLTAVQVAERVMAGLRRVVPGVEVEALPVADGGDGTVDAAVAAGFERREVRVAGPLGDELTAAFALRGDTAVVEMAEASGLQRLPAGVFAPLTSSTYGSGELLRAALDAGARTIVFGVGGSATTDGGAGMLSALGARFVDAEGEPVAPGGAALSDVATADLSGLDPRLSSVDFVLASDVDNPLTGPKGAPAVYGPQKGASPDDVEILDAALGHFAAVLEKSIGSRATEYAAAPGAGAAGGIGYGALVLGARFRPGIDVMLDVLGFAPALERATLVITGEGSLDEQTLHGKAPAGVAAAARAAGKEVVAVCGRLALRPEALGRAGIRRAYPLTEVEPDIARCISDAGPILETVAQNIARDFLT; this is encoded by the coding sequence GTGCTGATCGCCGCGGACAAGTTCAAGGGATCGCTGACCGCCGTGCAGGTCGCGGAGCGCGTCATGGCCGGGCTGCGCCGCGTCGTGCCGGGTGTCGAGGTCGAGGCGCTGCCCGTGGCCGACGGCGGCGACGGGACCGTGGACGCGGCGGTCGCGGCCGGGTTCGAGCGGCGGGAGGTGCGGGTCGCCGGCCCGCTGGGCGACGAGCTCACCGCCGCCTTCGCGCTGCGCGGCGACACCGCGGTGGTGGAGATGGCGGAGGCGAGCGGATTGCAGCGGCTGCCCGCCGGGGTGTTCGCGCCGCTGACGTCGTCCACGTACGGGTCCGGGGAGCTCCTGCGGGCCGCGCTGGACGCCGGGGCCCGGACGATCGTGTTCGGCGTGGGCGGCAGCGCGACGACGGACGGCGGGGCGGGGATGCTGTCCGCGCTCGGGGCGCGGTTCGTGGACGCGGAGGGGGAGCCGGTGGCTCCCGGCGGTGCGGCGCTGAGTGACGTGGCGACCGCGGACCTGTCCGGCCTGGACCCCCGGCTGTCCTCCGTGGACTTCGTCCTCGCCAGCGACGTGGACAACCCGCTCACCGGGCCGAAGGGCGCGCCCGCCGTGTACGGCCCCCAGAAGGGGGCGAGCCCCGACGACGTGGAGATCCTGGACGCGGCCCTCGGACACTTCGCCGCGGTTCTGGAGAAGTCGATCGGGTCCAGGGCCACGGAGTACGCCGCGGCGCCGGGAGCGGGAGCCGCGGGTGGCATCGGCTACGGTGCGCTGGTCCTGGGCGCCCGGTTCCGTCCCGGTATCGACGTGATGCTCGACGTCCTCGGCTTCGCGCCCGCGCTGGAGAGGGCCACCCTGGTGATCACCGGTGAGGGGTCCCTCGACGAACAGACCCTCCACGGCAAGGCTCCGGCGGGGGTGGCCGCGGCCGCCCGCGCCGCGGGCAAGGAGGTCGTCGCGGTGTGCGGGCGCCTGGCACTGCGCCCGGAGGCGCTCGGCAGGGCCGGCATCCGGCGCGCGTACCCCCTCACGGAGGTCGAGCCCGACATCGCACGATGCATCTCCGACGCGGGGCCGATCCTGGAGACGGTGGCCCAGAACATCGCCCGCGACTTCCTGACCTGA
- the pssA gene encoding CDP-diacylglycerol--serine O-phosphatidyltransferase, producing the protein MPEADEVDDEEEMPLSLRLSIADTLTLGNATCGFMAVYFTTTGILIPHLTGSQESGMARHSAATAVILMLCAAVFDLFDGLVARKLRSSPMGAELDNLSDLISFGLAPAYFVLVYGMVADDAHQRVAALGAIVVLLAVVLRLARFSCVTVKDGTFQGMPSPFGALTVVSIVLLELPFAATLMAILGTAWLMVSRVEYPKPRGRLAVAMLSWIVLSMGLLAAWAFDAPSGQLLLQTGCALQLVMGAVIPLFATARRVNNFRDNRREARAAQLP; encoded by the coding sequence GTGCCGGAGGCCGACGAGGTGGACGACGAGGAGGAGATGCCCCTCTCTCTCCGCCTCTCAATAGCGGACACCCTCACCCTCGGCAACGCCACGTGCGGCTTCATGGCGGTGTACTTCACCACCACGGGCATTCTGATCCCGCACCTCACCGGCAGCCAGGAGTCGGGCATGGCGCGCCACAGCGCCGCCACGGCCGTCATCCTGATGCTCTGCGCCGCGGTCTTCGACCTCTTCGACGGCCTCGTCGCCCGCAAGCTGCGCTCCTCCCCCATGGGCGCGGAACTGGACAACCTGTCGGACCTGATCAGCTTCGGTCTGGCGCCCGCGTACTTCGTCCTCGTCTACGGCATGGTCGCGGACGACGCGCACCAGAGAGTGGCGGCGCTCGGCGCGATCGTGGTGTTGCTCGCGGTCGTCCTCCGCCTCGCCCGCTTCTCCTGCGTCACGGTGAAGGACGGCACGTTCCAGGGCATGCCGTCGCCGTTCGGAGCGCTGACGGTCGTCTCGATCGTGCTCCTGGAGCTGCCCTTCGCGGCGACGCTGATGGCGATCCTCGGCACGGCGTGGCTGATGGTGAGCCGGGTGGAGTACCCGAAGCCGCGGGGCCGCCTCGCGGTGGCGATGCTCTCCTGGATCGTCCTGTCCATGGGTCTGCTGGCGGCGTGGGCTTTCGACGCCCCCAGCGGTCAGCTCCTGCTCCAGACCGGCTGTGCGCTGCAGCTCGTCATGGGTGCGGTGATTCCGCTGTTCGCGACGGCTCGGCGGGTGAACAACTTCCGCGACAACCGGCGTGAGGCACGGGCGGCGCAGCTGCCGTAG
- a CDS encoding phosphatidylserine decarboxylase, with protein sequence MPHSQTSAPRGRVRLARGASPWLLPTVATAALSLAKARRSGAAKAVAVPATALAAGMLWFFRDPEREIAPGRVISPADGVVQSIMPWKDGRTRVAIFMSPLNVHVNRAPLSGTVTSVEHIPGGFVPAFNKESENNERVVWHFDTELGDIEMIQIAGAVARRIVPYIPQGTKVEQGDRIGLIRFGSRVDIYLPEGVEVDVEVGQKTVAGVTRIDRD encoded by the coding sequence ATGCCCCACAGCCAAACCTCTGCACCTCGCGGCCGGGTCCGCCTCGCGCGCGGAGCATCGCCGTGGCTTCTCCCGACCGTTGCCACCGCAGCACTCAGTCTGGCCAAGGCACGCCGCTCCGGCGCCGCCAAGGCCGTGGCCGTACCCGCCACCGCGCTCGCGGCGGGCATGCTGTGGTTCTTCCGCGACCCCGAGCGCGAGATCGCCCCGGGCCGGGTCATCTCGCCCGCCGACGGTGTGGTGCAGAGCATCATGCCGTGGAAGGACGGACGCACCCGCGTCGCGATCTTCATGAGCCCTTTGAACGTACACGTCAACCGCGCGCCGCTCTCCGGCACGGTGACCTCGGTCGAACACATCCCCGGTGGGTTCGTTCCGGCGTTCAACAAGGAGAGCGAGAACAACGAACGCGTCGTCTGGCATTTCGACACCGAACTCGGTGACATCGAGATGATCCAGATCGCCGGCGCGGTCGCCCGCCGTATCGTTCCTTATATCCCGCAAGGTACGAAGGTCGAGCAGGGCGACCGGATCGGTCTCATCCGCTTCGGCTCGCGCGTCGACATCTACCTCCCCGAGGGTGTCGAGGTCGATGTGGAAGTCGGTCAGAAGACCGTGGCTGGGGTGACTCGAATTGACCGTGATTGA
- a CDS encoding acyl-CoA dehydrogenase family protein, with the protein MARLAQTAGLTDVQQEILSTVRDFVDKEIIPVATELEHRDEYPQQIVDGLKELGLFGLMIPEEYGGLGESLLTYALCVEEIARGWMSVSGIINTHFIVAYMLKQHGTQEQKDHFLPRMALGEVRGAFSMSEPALGSDVSAITSKAVRDGDEYVLNGQKMWLTNGGSSNLVAVLVRSDEGHPEGTAPHKSMTTFLVEKEPGFGEVRPGLTIPGKIDKMGYKGVDTTELIMDGLRVPANRVLGGTTGRGFYQMMDGVEVGRVNVAARGCGVAQRAFELGVSYAQQRHTFGKPIAQHQAIQFKLAEMATKVEAAHAMMVNAARKKDSGERNDLEAGMAKYLASEYCKEVVEDAFRIHGGYGFSKEYEIERLYREAPMLLIGEGTAEIQKMIIGRRLLEEYRLQG; encoded by the coding sequence ATGGCGCGACTCGCCCAGACCGCCGGTCTCACCGACGTCCAGCAGGAGATCCTCTCCACCGTCCGCGACTTCGTGGACAAGGAGATCATCCCGGTCGCGACCGAGCTGGAGCACCGCGACGAGTACCCCCAGCAGATCGTCGACGGCCTCAAGGAGTTGGGCCTGTTCGGTCTGATGATCCCCGAGGAGTACGGGGGCCTGGGCGAGTCCCTCCTCACCTACGCGCTCTGCGTCGAGGAGATCGCCCGCGGCTGGATGTCGGTCTCCGGCATCATCAACACGCACTTCATCGTGGCGTACATGCTCAAGCAGCACGGCACGCAGGAGCAGAAGGACCACTTCCTGCCCCGGATGGCCCTGGGCGAGGTGCGCGGCGCGTTCTCGATGTCGGAGCCGGCTCTCGGCTCGGACGTCTCCGCGATCACCTCGAAGGCGGTCAGGGACGGCGACGAGTACGTCCTGAACGGTCAGAAGATGTGGCTGACGAACGGCGGCTCGTCGAACCTGGTGGCCGTGCTCGTACGAAGTGACGAAGGACACCCGGAGGGCACCGCGCCCCACAAGTCGATGACGACCTTCCTGGTCGAGAAGGAGCCCGGCTTCGGAGAGGTCCGCCCCGGCCTCACCATTCCCGGGAAGATCGACAAGATGGGCTACAAGGGCGTCGACACGACCGAGCTCATCATGGACGGACTACGCGTTCCGGCCAATCGGGTACTCGGCGGCACCACTGGCCGAGGGTTTTACCAAATGATGGACGGAGTCGAGGTCGGCCGCGTCAACGTGGCGGCACGTGGTTGCGGTGTCGCACAGCGTGCGTTCGAGCTGGGTGTCTCCTATGCCCAGCAGCGTCACACTTTCGGCAAGCCGATCGCGCAGCACCAGGCCATCCAGTTCAAGCTGGCCGAGATGGCCACCAAGGTCGAAGCGGCCCATGCAATGATGGTGAACGCGGCCCGCAAAAAGGACTCCGGGGAACGAAACGACCTCGAGGCAGGGATGGCGAAGTACCTCGCCTCCGAATACTGCAAGGAAGTGGTCGAGGACGCCTTCCGGATCCACGGCGGCTACGGCTTCTCCAAGGAGTACGAGATCGAGCGCCTCTACCGTGAGGCGCCGATGCTGCTGATCGGCGAAGGTACCGCCGAAATCCAGAAAATGATCATCGGGCGCCGACTGCTCGAAGAGTACCGACTCCAGGGTTAA
- a CDS encoding MaoC family dehydratase — translation MQFGRTYEEFEVGAVYKHWPGKTVTEYDDHLFCLLTMNHHPLHMDTNYAERTTDFGRNVVVGNYIYSLLLGMSVPDVSGKAIANLEIESLKHVAPTFHGDTIYGETTVLDKTPSKSKSDRGIVHVETKGYKQDGTLVCVFRRKVMVPTETYIKERGGEQPGRPELKQQEK, via the coding sequence ATGCAGTTCGGACGCACGTACGAGGAGTTCGAGGTCGGCGCGGTCTACAAGCACTGGCCCGGGAAAACGGTCACGGAGTACGACGACCACCTCTTCTGTCTCCTGACCATGAACCACCACCCCCTCCACATGGACACGAACTATGCGGAGCGGACGACGGACTTCGGCAGGAACGTCGTCGTGGGCAACTACATCTACTCGCTGCTGCTCGGCATGTCCGTCCCGGACGTCTCCGGGAAGGCGATCGCCAACCTGGAGATCGAGTCGCTGAAGCACGTGGCGCCGACCTTCCACGGCGACACGATCTACGGCGAGACCACGGTCCTCGACAAGACGCCCTCGAAGTCGAAGAGCGACCGCGGGATCGTCCACGTCGAGACCAAGGGCTACAAGCAGGACGGCACGCTGGTGTGCGTGTTCCGTCGCAAGGTCATGGTGCCGACCGAGACGTACATCAAGGAGCGCGGGGGCGAGCAGCCCGGCCGTCCGGAACTCAAGCAGCAGGAGAAGTAG
- a CDS encoding HpcH/HpaI aldolase/citrate lyase family protein yields MTTPVNRLRPRRSCLAVPGSNPRFLEKAQGLPADQVFLDLEDACAPLAKPEARHTIVKFLNEGDWTGKTRVVRVNDWTTHWTYRDVVTVVEGAGQNLDCIMLPKVQDAQQVVALDLLLTQIEKTMGFEVGKIGIEAQIENAKGLVNVDDIAAASPRVETIIFGPADFMASINMKSLVVGEQPPGYPADAYHYILMRILMAARTHDLQAIDGPYLQIRNQEGYREVARRAAALGFDGKWVLHPDQVAAANEIFSPSQEDFDHAELILDAYEYYTSEAGGKKGSAMLGDEMIDEASRKMALVISGKGRAAGMQRTSKFEAPEA; encoded by the coding sequence ATGACCACGCCCGTCAACCGCCTTCGCCCGCGGCGTTCCTGCCTGGCCGTGCCCGGCTCGAACCCCCGCTTCCTGGAGAAGGCCCAGGGCCTCCCCGCGGACCAGGTCTTCCTGGACCTGGAGGACGCCTGCGCCCCGCTCGCCAAGCCCGAGGCGCGACACACCATCGTGAAGTTCCTGAACGAGGGCGACTGGACCGGCAAGACGCGGGTCGTACGGGTGAACGACTGGACGACGCACTGGACGTACCGCGATGTCGTCACGGTCGTCGAGGGCGCGGGCCAGAACCTCGACTGCATCATGCTGCCGAAGGTCCAGGACGCCCAGCAGGTCGTCGCGCTCGACCTGCTGCTGACGCAGATCGAGAAGACGATGGGCTTCGAGGTCGGCAAGATCGGCATCGAGGCGCAGATCGAGAACGCGAAGGGGCTCGTCAACGTCGACGACATCGCCGCGGCCTCACCGCGTGTAGAGACCATCATCTTCGGCCCGGCCGACTTCATGGCCTCCATCAACATGAAGTCGCTGGTCGTGGGCGAGCAGCCGCCGGGCTACCCGGCGGACGCGTACCACTACATCCTGATGCGCATCCTGATGGCCGCCCGTACGCACGACCTCCAGGCGATCGACGGCCCCTACCTCCAGATCCGCAACCAGGAGGGCTACCGCGAGGTCGCCCGGCGCGCCGCCGCCCTGGGCTTCGACGGCAAGTGGGTGCTGCACCCGGACCAGGTCGCCGCGGCCAACGAGATCTTCTCGCCCTCCCAGGAGGACTTCGACCACGCCGAGCTCATCCTCGACGCATACGAGTACTACACGTCCGAGGCGGGCGGCAAGAAGGGCTCCGCGATGCTCGGCGACGAGATGATCGACGAGGCCAGCCGCAAGATGGCCCTGGTCATCTCGGGCAAGGGCCGGGCGGCCGGCATGCAGCGCACGTCCAAGTTCGAAGCCCCGGAGGCCTGA
- a CDS encoding protein meaA → MTERQNAAGRREKDRPWLMRTYAGHSTAEASNELYRRNLAKGQTGLSVAFDLPTQTGYDPDHILARGEVGRVGVPVSHLGDMRRLFQDIPLEQMNTSMTINATAMWLLALYQVVAEEQGADITKLQGTTQNDIVKEYLSRGTHVFPPVPSLRLTTDMIAYTVSHMPKWNPINICSYHLQEAGATPVQEIAYAMSTAIAVLDAVRDSGQVPAEKFGDVVARISFFVNAGVRFIEEMCKMRAFGRIWDQVTRERYGIQDAKQRRFRYGVQVNSLGLTEAQPENNVQRIVLEMLAVTLSKDARARAVQLPAWNEALGLPRPWDQQWSLRIQQVLAHESDLLEYEDIFEGSHVIEAKVAALVEESLAEMDRIDEMGGAMAAVESGYLKSQLVSSHAERRARIEGGTEKIVGVNIYESTEPNPLTADLDAAIQTVDPAVEARVVAALQQWRDTRYQPPFNHPRPCKALERLKEAAKGTDNLMEATLECARAGVTTGEWSEALREVFGEFRAPTGVSSAPVAVTAEEGTALALVRRKVEATARDLGVGKLRFLVGKPGLDGHSNGAEQIAVRARDAGFEVVYQGIRLTPEQIVDAAVAEDVHGVGLSILSGSHAQLVPDVLERLREAGAADIPVIAGGIIPNADAELLRAAGVAAVFTPKDFDITGIIGRIVDEIRKANKLDPLEVPA, encoded by the coding sequence ATGACTGAGCGTCAGAACGCCGCTGGACGGCGGGAGAAGGACCGGCCGTGGCTCATGCGGACCTACGCCGGTCACTCCACCGCCGAGGCGTCCAACGAGTTGTACCGGCGCAACCTCGCCAAGGGGCAGACGGGTCTCTCCGTGGCCTTCGACCTGCCCACGCAGACCGGGTACGACCCCGACCACATCCTCGCCCGCGGCGAGGTCGGCCGGGTCGGGGTGCCGGTCTCGCACCTCGGTGACATGCGCCGTCTGTTCCAGGACATCCCCCTGGAGCAGATGAACACCTCGATGACCATCAACGCCACCGCCATGTGGCTGCTGGCGCTCTACCAGGTCGTCGCCGAGGAGCAGGGCGCCGACATCACCAAGCTCCAGGGGACGACGCAGAACGACATCGTCAAGGAGTACCTGTCGCGGGGTACGCATGTCTTTCCGCCGGTGCCCTCACTCCGGCTGACGACGGACATGATCGCGTACACGGTCTCCCACATGCCCAAGTGGAACCCGATCAACATCTGCTCGTACCACCTCCAGGAGGCGGGCGCGACCCCCGTCCAGGAGATCGCGTACGCGATGTCGACGGCCATCGCCGTGCTGGACGCCGTCCGCGACTCGGGGCAGGTGCCCGCCGAGAAGTTCGGTGACGTCGTCGCCCGTATCTCCTTCTTCGTGAACGCGGGTGTCCGGTTCATCGAGGAGATGTGCAAGATGCGGGCGTTCGGACGGATCTGGGACCAGGTCACGCGCGAGCGCTACGGCATCCAGGACGCCAAGCAGCGGCGTTTCCGCTACGGCGTCCAGGTCAACTCGCTCGGCCTGACCGAGGCGCAGCCGGAGAACAACGTCCAGCGGATCGTCCTCGAGATGCTGGCCGTGACGCTGTCGAAGGACGCACGCGCGCGTGCCGTGCAGCTGCCCGCCTGGAACGAGGCGCTCGGGCTGCCCCGGCCCTGGGACCAGCAGTGGTCGCTGCGCATCCAGCAGGTACTGGCGCACGAGAGCGACCTGCTGGAGTACGAGGACATCTTCGAGGGCTCGCACGTCATCGAGGCGAAGGTCGCGGCCCTCGTCGAGGAGTCGCTCGCCGAGATGGACCGGATCGACGAGATGGGCGGGGCGATGGCCGCCGTCGAGTCGGGCTACCTGAAGTCGCAGCTCGTCTCCTCGCACGCCGAGCGCCGGGCCCGGATCGAGGGCGGCACCGAGAAGATCGTCGGCGTCAACATCTACGAGTCGACCGAGCCGAACCCGCTCACCGCTGACCTGGACGCGGCGATCCAGACCGTCGACCCGGCCGTCGAGGCCCGTGTCGTCGCCGCGCTCCAGCAGTGGCGCGACACGCGCTACCAGCCGCCGTTCAACCACCCGCGCCCCTGCAAGGCGCTGGAGCGGCTGAAGGAGGCGGCCAAGGGCACCGACAACCTCATGGAGGCCACCTTGGAGTGCGCCCGCGCCGGGGTCACGACCGGCGAGTGGTCCGAGGCCCTGCGCGAGGTGTTCGGCGAGTTCCGCGCCCCGACCGGCGTCTCGTCCGCGCCCGTCGCGGTCACCGCCGAGGAGGGCACCGCGCTGGCGCTGGTGCGCCGCAAGGTCGAGGCGACCGCCCGCGACCTCGGCGTCGGCAAGCTCCGCTTCCTGGTGGGCAAGCCGGGCCTGGACGGGCACTCCAACGGCGCCGAGCAGATAGCCGTGCGGGCCCGCGACGCCGGGTTCGAGGTGGTCTACCAGGGCATCCGGCTCACGCCCGAGCAGATCGTGGACGCGGCCGTCGCCGAGGACGTGCACGGCGTCGGCCTGTCCATCCTGTCCGGCTCGCACGCCCAGTTGGTGCCGGACGTGCTGGAACGGCTGCGCGAGGCCGGCGCGGCCGACATCCCGGTGATCGCCGGCGGGATCATCCCGAACGCCGACGCCGAACTGCTGCGCGCCGCGGGAGTCGCCGCGGTATTCACACCGAAGGACTTCGACATCACCGGAATCATCGGCCGTATCGTCGACGAGATCCGGAAAGCGAACAAGCTCGACCCCCTGGAGGTCCCCGCATGA
- the ccrA gene encoding crotonyl-CoA carboxylase/reductase, producing the protein MKEILDAIQSQTATSADFAALPLPESYRAITVHKDETEMFAGLTTRDKDPRKSIHLDDVPVPELGPGEALVAVMASSVNYNSVWTSIFEPVSTFSFLERYGRLSELTKRHDLPYHVIGSDLAGVVLRTGPGVNAWHPGDEVVAHCLSVELESSDGHNDTMLDPEQRIWGFETNFGGLAEIALVKSNQLMPKPDHLSWEEAAAPGLVNSTAYRQLVSRNGAGMKQGDNVLIWGASGGLGSYATQFALAGGANPICVVSSDQKADICRAMGAEAIIDRNAEGFKFWKDEHNQDPKEWKRFGKRIRELTGGEDVDIVFEHPGRETFGASVYVTRKGGTIVTCASTSGYNHEYDNRYLWMSLKRIIGSHFANYREAWEANRLVAKGKIHPTLSKVYSLEETGQAAYDVHRNLHQGKVGVLALAPREGLGVRDEEKRAQHIDAINRFRNV; encoded by the coding sequence GTGAAGGAAATCCTGGACGCGATTCAGTCGCAGACGGCCACGTCCGCCGACTTCGCCGCTCTTCCGCTCCCCGAGTCGTACCGCGCGATCACCGTGCACAAGGACGAGACGGAGATGTTCGCGGGGCTCACCACCCGCGACAAGGACCCCCGCAAGTCGATCCACCTGGACGACGTGCCGGTGCCGGAGCTCGGCCCGGGCGAGGCCCTGGTGGCCGTGATGGCCTCCTCCGTCAACTACAACTCCGTGTGGACCTCGATCTTCGAGCCGGTGTCGACGTTCTCCTTCCTGGAGCGCTACGGCAGGCTCAGCGAGCTCACCAAGCGGCACGACCTGCCGTACCACGTCATCGGCTCCGACCTGGCGGGCGTCGTCCTGCGCACCGGCCCGGGCGTGAACGCCTGGCACCCGGGCGACGAGGTCGTCGCGCACTGTCTCTCCGTCGAGCTGGAGTCCTCGGACGGCCACAACGACACGATGCTCGACCCCGAGCAGCGCATCTGGGGCTTCGAGACCAACTTCGGCGGCCTCGCCGAGATAGCCCTCGTCAAGTCCAACCAGCTGATGCCCAAGCCCGACCACCTGTCGTGGGAGGAGGCCGCCGCTCCCGGGCTCGTGAACTCCACCGCGTACCGGCAGCTCGTGTCGAGGAACGGCGCCGGCATGAAGCAGGGCGACAACGTCCTCATCTGGGGCGCGAGCGGCGGGCTCGGCTCGTACGCGACGCAGTTCGCGCTCGCCGGTGGCGCCAACCCCATCTGCGTCGTCAGCAGCGACCAGAAGGCGGACATCTGCCGGGCGATGGGCGCCGAGGCGATCATCGACCGCAACGCCGAGGGCTTCAAGTTCTGGAAGGACGAGCACAACCAGGACCCCAAGGAGTGGAAGCGGTTCGGGAAGCGCATCCGTGAGCTGACGGGCGGCGAGGACGTCGACATCGTCTTCGAGCACCCGGGCCGCGAGACCTTCGGCGCCTCCGTCTACGTCACCCGCAAGGGCGGCACCATCGTCACCTGCGCCTCGACCTCGGGCTACAACCACGAGTACGACAACCGCTACCTGTGGATGTCGCTGAAGCGCATCATCGGCTCGCACTTCGCCAACTACCGCGAGGCCTGGGAGGCCAACCGGCTGGTCGCCAAGGGCAAGATCCACCCGACGCTCTCCAAGGTGTACTCCCTGGAGGAGACCGGGCAGGCCGCGTACGACGTCCACCGCAACCTCCACCAGGGCAAGGTCGGCGTGCTCGCGCTGGCGCCCCGCGAGGGCTTGGGCGTGCGCGACGAGGAGAAGCGCGCCCAGCACATCGACGCCATCAACCGCTTCCGGAACGTCTGA